A region from the Pontixanthobacter aestiaquae genome encodes:
- a CDS encoding dihydroorotase: protein MKQQAPLTITNGQIVGPAGLTSGAVRCVDGVIDSVGDVTPQDGDTLVDAKGKLITPGLVDFGVFAVDKPAFHFGGITRAAVMPDQSPPLDYPSRVRLVAYSGKPDLWVHPLAAATKGLEGRELAEIGLMKDAGARGVATGRGWIGDSGAMLRLLQYAAMLDLVVVSHAEDAGLSGTASATAGNMATRLGLPSAPAEAEALAVARDIALAGMAGAKLHIRQVTTQASLDLVRSAKARGVQVTAGVTPAHFMLSDLATAEFRTFARLSPPLRNESDRQAVIEAIGDGTIDVIASGHDPRGPEDKRLPFADAEPGMAGAETLLAMTLTLVRDKVIDMPRACALLAANPAKLLGVPCGQIAAGLEADLCIVDPDKPWVVDSSQMAAKGGNTPFDHQPTQGRALSVFKGGVQL, encoded by the coding sequence ATGAAGCAGCAAGCGCCTCTTACCATCACAAACGGCCAGATTGTCGGGCCAGCCGGATTGACCTCTGGCGCGGTTCGCTGTGTTGATGGCGTAATCGATAGTGTCGGCGACGTGACACCGCAGGACGGCGATACCCTCGTCGATGCCAAGGGCAAACTCATTACGCCGGGGCTGGTCGATTTCGGCGTATTTGCCGTCGATAAGCCAGCATTTCACTTTGGCGGGATTACGCGCGCAGCGGTGATGCCCGATCAAAGCCCTCCGCTCGATTATCCCTCACGCGTGCGGTTGGTCGCCTATAGCGGTAAGCCCGACCTGTGGGTGCATCCGCTAGCGGCTGCGACCAAGGGACTTGAGGGCCGTGAACTGGCCGAAATCGGCCTGATGAAGGATGCCGGTGCACGCGGAGTAGCAACGGGGCGCGGATGGATTGGAGATTCGGGCGCGATGCTCCGGCTGTTGCAATATGCAGCGATGCTCGATCTGGTGGTTGTGTCGCATGCTGAGGATGCTGGTCTTTCGGGTACAGCGTCTGCAACTGCAGGCAATATGGCCACGCGTTTGGGTCTGCCTAGTGCGCCTGCCGAGGCGGAGGCTTTGGCCGTCGCACGCGATATCGCGCTCGCCGGAATGGCTGGTGCGAAGCTACATATTCGGCAGGTAACGACCCAAGCATCGCTCGATCTGGTGCGTTCAGCGAAGGCTCGCGGCGTTCAGGTTACAGCTGGTGTCACGCCCGCACATTTCATGCTGTCCGATCTCGCGACGGCGGAGTTCCGGACTTTCGCACGGCTGTCTCCGCCTCTCAGGAATGAAAGCGACCGGCAAGCCGTGATTGAGGCGATTGGCGATGGTACTATCGACGTCATAGCGTCAGGCCACGATCCCCGCGGTCCGGAGGATAAGCGCCTTCCGTTCGCGGATGCGGAACCGGGTATGGCCGGGGCGGAAACGCTGCTCGCGATGACGCTGACATTGGTGCGGGATAAAGTGATCGACATGCCACGTGCGTGCGCATTGCTCGCCGCCAATCCGGCGAAACTGCTCGGCGTTCCATGCGGTCAGATTGCCGCTGGCCTGGAAGCCGATCTATGTATCGTCGATCCGGACAAGCCGTGGGTCGTCGACTCAAGCCAGATGGCGGCAAAAGGCGGCAACACGCCGTTCGACCATCAGCCGACGCAGGGCAGGGCGCTCTCCGTTTTCAAAGGCGGAGTGCAGCTTTAG
- a CDS encoding SOUL family heme-binding protein: MNKGYLAAGLAALAAGSAGAATADDRTEQPQYTVLSSAENIEIREYAPMIVAQAEVAGDRRRAMGRGFRVIADYIFGNNLSQKDIAMTSPVTQQANARAQGEKIAMTSPVTQQNDGETWQVRFIMPSQYTMDTLPRPNNPDVRLIEVPAKKVAVIRFSGWASQDRVDQHEGTLKAYMAIKDLSAAASPTYAFYDAPGTPPERRRNEVMIELAAE, translated from the coding sequence ATGAACAAGGGATATTTAGCTGCGGGCCTCGCGGCTTTGGCCGCAGGTTCTGCAGGAGCGGCTACTGCGGACGATCGGACAGAGCAACCGCAATACACCGTTCTAAGCAGCGCTGAAAATATCGAAATTCGCGAATATGCGCCGATGATTGTCGCGCAGGCTGAAGTGGCTGGCGATCGCCGCCGCGCAATGGGACGCGGCTTCCGTGTGATTGCGGACTATATCTTCGGTAACAATCTCTCGCAAAAAGACATCGCGATGACGTCGCCGGTTACGCAGCAAGCCAACGCGCGCGCGCAAGGCGAGAAAATCGCGATGACGTCTCCCGTGACCCAGCAAAATGATGGCGAGACATGGCAAGTGCGCTTTATCATGCCCTCACAATACACGATGGACACGCTACCGAGGCCGAACAATCCGGACGTGAGACTGATCGAAGTTCCGGCGAAGAAAGTCGCCGTGATCCGCTTTTCCGGTTGGGCCTCGCAAGATCGGGTCGATCAGCACGAGGGTACTCTGAAAGCCTACATGGCAATAAAGGATCTCAGCGCAGCGGCTTCACCGACATACGCGTTTTACGACGCGCCCGGCACACCGCCGGAACGTCGCCGCAATGAAGTGATGATTGAGCTGGCCGCTGAATAA
- a CDS encoding DUF418 domain-containing protein, whose product MSDSTSEQVLPASATQTPRLLGLDFTRGIAVLGILAANIIAFGQPFSAYMWPDGFVAPHADDAGWMWVAQFVLIDGKMRGLFTLLFGAGLVLFMEKAWAKGQTRWLQARRLAFLLIFGLIHFFFIWRGDILILYSIAGFAAMACLRWSAKAQLRAGILGYIAGMLFYAMFMGPAYFVAETEWGEQAAMAEMREGLAQGKAEDMAERAAEIPILTQGSYADFVSHNVTAHAGDIGFMLFLFIFETLPLMLIGMGLFRYGFFSGELDPAKQRMWGWIGIIAGTLMTVPIALWAQSIGFTYWGTLSAFVGFSGLPRLPVIIGLAALLALWGPKATGWLGQRFTAAGRMAFTNYLGTSVLMMLIFHPWAGGLWGELNRPQLYIVVLVAWAIMLLWSKPWLSHFRFGPLEWLWRCLTYGKLFPLKR is encoded by the coding sequence ATGAGTGACAGTACTAGCGAGCAGGTTCTGCCCGCATCCGCGACACAGACACCGCGATTGCTCGGTCTGGATTTCACCCGCGGTATCGCAGTGCTGGGTATTCTGGCCGCGAATATCATCGCGTTCGGTCAACCGTTCTCCGCCTATATGTGGCCTGACGGTTTCGTCGCGCCGCATGCAGATGATGCAGGGTGGATGTGGGTTGCGCAATTCGTCCTGATCGACGGAAAGATGCGCGGTCTGTTCACGCTGTTGTTCGGTGCGGGCCTGGTGCTGTTTATGGAAAAGGCGTGGGCCAAAGGGCAAACACGCTGGTTACAAGCCCGCCGGCTGGCATTTCTGCTGATATTTGGCTTGATCCACTTCTTCTTCATCTGGCGCGGCGATATCCTCATTCTCTACTCGATCGCTGGCTTCGCCGCGATGGCATGTCTGCGCTGGTCAGCGAAAGCGCAGCTGAGAGCAGGTATCCTTGGCTACATTGCGGGTATGCTGTTCTATGCAATGTTTATGGGGCCGGCCTATTTCGTCGCCGAAACCGAATGGGGCGAGCAGGCCGCCATGGCCGAAATGCGAGAAGGGCTGGCGCAAGGCAAGGCCGAAGATATGGCCGAGCGCGCGGCAGAAATCCCGATACTGACGCAAGGCAGTTATGCCGATTTCGTGAGCCACAATGTCACCGCCCATGCGGGAGACATTGGCTTCATGCTGTTCCTGTTTATTTTTGAAACCCTGCCGCTGATGCTAATCGGCATGGGGCTGTTCCGATACGGGTTTTTCAGCGGGGAGTTAGACCCTGCCAAGCAGCGTATGTGGGGCTGGATCGGCATTATCGCAGGAACGCTGATGACTGTGCCGATTGCGCTATGGGCGCAAAGCATAGGCTTCACCTATTGGGGCACACTTTCGGCATTTGTCGGATTTTCGGGACTGCCGCGCCTGCCCGTTATTATCGGTCTGGCCGCGCTGCTTGCGCTATGGGGACCGAAAGCGACCGGATGGCTGGGGCAGCGGTTCACGGCCGCTGGACGCATGGCATTCACCAATTATCTCGGCACATCGGTACTGATGATGCTGATCTTCCACCCTTGGGCTGGCGGGTTGTGGGGTGAACTCAACCGGCCGCAGCTGTATATCGTCGTGCTCGTCGCATGGGCGATCATGCTGCTGTGGTCGAAGCCGTGGCTATCGCACTTCCGTTTCGGTCCGCTTGAATGGCTGTGGCGCTGTCTGACTTACGGAAAGCTGTTCCCGCTCAAGCGGTAA
- a CDS encoding TetR/AcrR family transcriptional regulator, with translation MQTLQPPAKQPRTERGRKTLRKLLDAATAEFGEKGFHEASISGITRRAGVALGSFYTYFDSKDAIFRALVADMSDSVKRAAREAIDERMTALEIERAALKGFLDFAGEHKEIYRIIDEAEFVDPASYQNHYETIAERILDRLKAGAAQGHFRADPQEAHAWALMGMNVFLGLRYAIWGRENDMSADEVAAAANAMLAHGIAGQE, from the coding sequence GTGCAAACATTACAGCCGCCTGCGAAGCAGCCGCGCACCGAGCGCGGGCGCAAAACGCTGCGTAAATTGCTCGATGCTGCGACTGCCGAATTTGGTGAGAAGGGCTTCCACGAAGCCTCGATCAGCGGGATCACCCGCCGCGCCGGTGTCGCGCTCGGCAGCTTTTACACCTATTTCGATTCGAAGGATGCGATCTTCCGCGCGCTGGTCGCCGATATGAGCGATTCGGTAAAACGCGCGGCCCGTGAAGCGATTGATGAGCGCATGACGGCGCTCGAAATCGAGCGCGCTGCGCTCAAAGGATTTCTGGACTTCGCAGGCGAGCACAAGGAAATCTACCGCATTATCGACGAAGCCGAATTTGTTGATCCGGCCAGCTACCAAAACCACTATGAAACAATCGCCGAGCGTATTCTCGACCGGCTCAAGGCTGGCGCGGCACAGGGTCATTTCCGCGCCGACCCGCAAGAGGCCCATGCATGGGCGTTGATGGGAATGAATGTGTTTCTGGGCCTGCGCTATGCGATCTGGGGCAGGGAGAATGACATGTCTGCGGACGAAGTGGCCGCCGCTGCCAACGCTATGCTGGCCCACGGTATTGCTGGCCAAGAATAG
- the sppA gene encoding signal peptide peptidase SppA, with the protein MAFAGKVWRLLRGIKDFLALIFLLLFFWMLFAILTARPSAALVQEGALLLELDGVIVEERTEVDPLQAFLSGQAPMAEFQVRDVVHALNSAATDERIKAVVLDLTSFVGGGHVHMQTIGEALDRVKAANKPVLTYAIGYGDDAMMLAAHSSEVWVDPLGGAVIAGPGGSRLYYGELLENLNINARVYKVGTYKSAVEPYSRSDMSPEARENYQQLFGSLWEEWQANVKKARPDIDLDLVTKTPAEWVQANQGDLAQAALAAGMVDKLGNKVEFGERVAELAGEDEWDEAPGTFAYTELGAWLADNPVDTEGDAIGVVTIAGEIVDGDAGPGTAGGDRIAGLLDDALNEDFKALVVRVDSPGGSVLASEEIRRAILRHKAKDIPIVVSMANVAASGGYWVSTPADRIFAEPESITGSIGIFAVIPTFEDAAAEWGVNGDGVRTTPLSGQPDLISGFTPEVDALLQATIEDGYNDFLTRVAEARGKSMEEIDAIGQGRVWDGGTARQIGLVDQYGGIEDALAYAAGKAGLEEGAWHAQYLGDGPDQYSTLLRSLLMDDDAESARTGGDLFAMVTGRQQALIGQAHSDLDRLLSVRGMQAYCLECPVSPAASRSTAPPSGWLAKAMAIFAD; encoded by the coding sequence ATGGCATTTGCGGGTAAAGTTTGGCGGCTGTTACGGGGCATCAAGGATTTCTTGGCGCTGATCTTCCTGTTGCTGTTCTTTTGGATGCTGTTCGCCATTCTGACCGCGCGGCCCAGCGCTGCACTGGTTCAGGAAGGCGCTTTGCTGCTTGAGCTTGACGGCGTGATTGTCGAAGAAAGAACCGAAGTTGATCCGCTTCAGGCATTTTTGAGCGGACAGGCGCCCATGGCAGAATTTCAGGTCCGTGACGTCGTCCACGCGCTCAACAGCGCGGCCACTGATGAACGGATCAAAGCCGTTGTGCTTGACCTAACCAGCTTCGTTGGCGGCGGTCATGTGCATATGCAAACCATCGGCGAAGCGCTCGACCGGGTTAAGGCAGCGAACAAGCCCGTGCTTACTTACGCCATCGGTTATGGCGACGATGCGATGATGTTGGCCGCGCATTCAAGCGAGGTGTGGGTCGATCCCCTCGGCGGCGCTGTGATCGCAGGCCCCGGCGGTTCGCGGCTCTATTATGGTGAGTTGCTCGAAAATCTGAACATCAATGCGCGGGTCTATAAAGTCGGCACGTACAAATCTGCGGTCGAACCCTATTCACGCAGCGATATGTCGCCCGAGGCGCGCGAGAATTACCAGCAGCTATTCGGCTCTCTATGGGAAGAATGGCAAGCCAACGTCAAAAAGGCGCGGCCCGATATCGACCTCGATCTCGTCACCAAGACACCCGCAGAATGGGTACAGGCAAACCAGGGCGATTTGGCTCAAGCAGCGCTCGCTGCGGGCATGGTCGATAAGCTGGGCAACAAGGTTGAGTTCGGCGAGCGCGTCGCAGAATTGGCGGGCGAGGACGAATGGGACGAAGCGCCCGGGACTTTCGCTTATACAGAACTGGGCGCATGGCTCGCGGACAATCCGGTCGACACGGAAGGCGATGCGATTGGCGTCGTGACAATCGCGGGTGAAATCGTCGATGGTGATGCCGGACCCGGCACAGCAGGCGGTGACCGGATTGCCGGCCTGCTCGATGATGCGCTGAACGAAGACTTCAAAGCGCTGGTGGTACGGGTGGATTCACCGGGCGGATCGGTGCTCGCTTCGGAAGAAATCCGCCGCGCGATCCTGCGTCACAAAGCGAAAGATATTCCGATAGTCGTATCAATGGCCAATGTAGCCGCAAGTGGCGGATACTGGGTGTCCACACCAGCCGACCGTATCTTTGCCGAACCGGAATCGATCACCGGCTCGATCGGTATTTTCGCAGTGATCCCGACATTCGAAGATGCCGCAGCCGAATGGGGCGTCAATGGCGATGGCGTGCGAACCACGCCGCTATCCGGCCAGCCTGATCTGATTTCCGGATTCACGCCGGAAGTCGACGCTCTGCTGCAAGCCACAATTGAAGACGGTTACAATGATTTCCTCACCCGCGTTGCAGAAGCGCGTGGCAAGTCGATGGAAGAGATTGACGCAATCGGCCAAGGCCGTGTGTGGGATGGCGGAACTGCACGCCAGATCGGCTTGGTCGATCAATATGGCGGCATTGAAGATGCTCTTGCCTATGCGGCGGGAAAAGCCGGTCTAGAAGAGGGCGCATGGCACGCGCAATATCTGGGCGATGGCCCTGACCAATACAGCACTCTACTGCGCAGTCTGTTGATGGATGATGATGCAGAAAGCGCGCGAACCGGTGGCGACTTGTTCGCAATGGTAACAGGCCGTCAGCAAGCCTTGATTGGCCAAGCGCACAGCGATCTTGACCGTCTGCTGTCGGTCCGCGGAATGCAGGCCTATTGTCTGGAGTGTCCGGTATCACCGGCTGCTTCTAGATCGACGGCACCGCCGAGTGGATGGCTTGCCAAAGCAATGGCGATTTTTGCCGATTGA
- a CDS encoding TonB-dependent receptor — protein MRFTNRRLICSLLAGTAALAFTAAPAVAQDTDGTEAAEAGSGDPIITVTARRREERIVDVPLSITAISGDELAKTGTLELTEIGQKVPNLTLEVSRGTNTTLTAFIRGVGQQDPVAGFEAGVGLYVDDVYINRPQAAVLDIYDVERIEVLRGPQGTLYGRNTIGGAIKYVTRRLPDDVELKVRGTYGSYDQADLVVSGSAPLTDSLKFGASAARLSRGGFGDNLNLAGVENYNKDVWAGRATLEFDNGPVFARLSGDYVKDNSEARQGFRLIPGLLTGAPVLDDVYDTRAGLNVVDQEVEAFGGALNIAVEVSDTITLKSITGYREDKSTTPIDFDSLPAADLDVPAIYENDQFSQEFQLLYESDNFNGVIGAYYLDANAFTAFDVALFTTGDLLFLLDPTTDLRGLNAQTLGDVNTKTWSIFGDFTYDISEQLSISLGGRYTSDKRTSRVLRTSFVGGFSNLFGGSGVPFAVTSDFNGSQTFEEFTPRASISYKPTENHNIYFTYSRGFKGGGFDPRGQTSAAPDLDGDGDIDFDDQFRFLSFDPETVDSYELGWKASLLDNRLNIAVAAFKGDYTDIQIPGSVGFDTTGNGVNDSFIGITSNAGEADVNGFEFEGNALVGKDFAGAGSRFNVNWSLGYVDATYKQFIDAFGVDVADQRVFQNTPEFTVSAGFDLGLPVANGIVDLIGGVSMRSDASQFETPNAFLDQDGFVLLDASIVYTADSDRWSIGVHGKNLTDKRYIVAGYNFVAGGTNGVPFAPTLGLEGTLTGFYGDPRRVFVTGEFRF, from the coding sequence ATGCGCTTCACCAATCGCAGATTAATTTGCAGCTTGCTGGCCGGTACTGCGGCACTTGCTTTCACCGCCGCGCCAGCCGTGGCGCAGGACACTGACGGGACTGAGGCCGCAGAGGCTGGCAGCGGCGATCCGATCATCACTGTAACCGCGCGCCGCCGTGAAGAGCGTATTGTCGATGTGCCGCTCTCGATCACTGCGATCAGCGGCGATGAGCTGGCGAAGACCGGCACGCTGGAGCTGACGGAAATCGGCCAGAAGGTTCCCAACCTCACTCTGGAGGTCTCACGCGGTACCAACACCACGTTGACGGCATTTATTCGCGGTGTGGGGCAGCAAGACCCTGTTGCAGGCTTCGAGGCCGGCGTCGGGCTGTATGTCGATGATGTCTATATCAATCGCCCGCAGGCCGCGGTGCTGGATATTTATGATGTCGAGCGGATCGAAGTTTTGCGCGGCCCCCAAGGTACCCTCTATGGCCGCAACACCATCGGCGGCGCGATCAAATATGTGACCCGCCGCTTACCCGATGATGTCGAGCTGAAAGTGCGCGGCACATACGGCTCCTACGATCAGGCGGACCTCGTTGTCAGCGGCTCTGCTCCGCTCACCGACAGCCTGAAGTTCGGCGCGAGCGCTGCCCGCCTCAGTCGCGGCGGTTTCGGTGACAATCTCAATCTCGCGGGCGTCGAAAATTACAACAAAGACGTGTGGGCCGGCCGCGCCACTCTGGAATTCGACAATGGCCCTGTCTTCGCGCGCCTTTCCGGCGACTATGTGAAAGACAATAGCGAGGCCCGTCAGGGTTTCCGCCTGATCCCGGGACTGTTGACCGGCGCGCCCGTGCTGGATGACGTTTATGATACGCGCGCAGGCCTGAATGTCGTCGATCAGGAGGTCGAAGCCTTTGGCGGCGCGCTCAACATCGCAGTCGAGGTGAGTGACACGATCACACTGAAGAGCATCACTGGTTACCGCGAAGACAAATCAACTACGCCGATTGATTTCGACAGCCTGCCAGCTGCCGATCTGGACGTGCCAGCGATTTACGAGAACGACCAGTTCAGTCAGGAATTTCAGCTTCTATATGAGAGCGATAATTTCAACGGCGTGATTGGCGCATATTACCTTGACGCCAATGCCTTCACCGCGTTCGATGTGGCCCTGTTCACGACCGGCGATCTGTTGTTCCTGCTGGATCCAACAACCGATCTGCGCGGCCTTAATGCACAGACGCTGGGCGACGTAAACACCAAGACATGGTCGATCTTTGGTGATTTCACCTATGATATCTCAGAACAATTGAGCATTTCTCTCGGCGGTCGCTATACCAGCGACAAACGCACCAGCCGGGTCCTCAGAACAAGCTTTGTTGGCGGCTTCTCGAACCTGTTCGGAGGCTCGGGCGTACCGTTCGCCGTCACGTCCGACTTTAACGGCAGCCAGACGTTCGAGGAATTCACCCCCCGCGCCTCGATCAGCTATAAGCCGACCGAGAACCACAATATCTATTTCACCTACTCACGCGGCTTCAAAGGCGGCGGTTTCGATCCGCGCGGCCAAACCAGCGCCGCGCCCGATCTGGACGGCGATGGCGACATCGATTTCGACGACCAGTTCCGATTCCTCAGCTTCGATCCCGAAACGGTCGACAGCTATGAACTGGGCTGGAAGGCCTCGCTGCTCGACAATCGTCTGAATATCGCGGTTGCCGCTTTCAAAGGTGATTACACCGACATCCAGATTCCCGGATCGGTTGGCTTCGACACTACCGGTAACGGCGTGAATGACAGCTTCATCGGCATTACCAGCAATGCTGGCGAAGCGGATGTGAATGGCTTCGAATTCGAAGGCAACGCGCTGGTCGGCAAAGACTTCGCCGGTGCGGGAAGCCGTTTCAACGTCAATTGGTCGCTTGGCTATGTCGATGCGACATACAAACAGTTCATCGACGCATTCGGCGTGGACGTAGCGGATCAGCGGGTGTTCCAGAACACACCTGAATTCACCGTCAGTGCCGGGTTTGATCTTGGCCTGCCGGTTGCCAACGGGATCGTCGATCTGATTGGCGGGGTTAGCATGCGATCCGATGCCAGCCAGTTTGAAACGCCCAACGCATTCCTCGATCAGGACGGGTTCGTACTGCTCGATGCGAGCATTGTTTACACCGCCGACAGCGATCGCTGGTCGATTGGTGTCCACGGTAAAAACCTGACCGACAAGCGCTATATCGTGGCCGGATATAACTTCGTTGCAGGCGGCACCAATGGCGTGCCGTTCGCGCCTACGCTTGGGCTTGAGGGCACACTTACAGGCTTCTACGGCGATCCCCGCCGGGTCTTTGTTACTGGCGAGTTCCGCTTCTAG
- the serS gene encoding serine--tRNA ligase: MHDIRFIRENPETFDAGLKRRGAEPASASLLVTDSQLRAAIQTLEEGQNRRKVLSKEFGDWKRKGSNPPTNLIAELESLKVNLPSGEKEVAKLRKKLRDDLDLIPNLPAPDVPDGADENANVELDTWGNPRNFDFKPKEHADLGPDLGLDFETGAKLSGSRFTFLRGNMAKLHRALGQWMLDQQTGEKNGYIECNPPLLVNDAAMYGTDKLPKFAEDSYSLESGLPKDEQDRLFGQFVSDLVAEQGGSASFGIPGLLERFRKALFDQGFTRRWLIPTAEVSLTASVQGEILDNDALPMRMTALTQCFRSEAGSAGKDTRGFIRQHQFEKCELVSIVRPEESEAEHERMTECAEGILKALELPYRKVLLCTGDMGFGARKTYDLEVWLPGQGAYREISSCSNTGDFQARRMNTRYRPEGEKKTEFPHTLNGSGLAVGRTLVAVLENYQNADGSVTIPEVLRPYMGGIEKLEPQP; this comes from the coding sequence ATGCATGATATTCGATTTATCCGTGAGAATCCCGAGACGTTTGATGCCGGTCTGAAACGGCGCGGGGCCGAGCCTGCTTCTGCCTCGCTTCTCGTGACCGATAGCCAGCTTCGCGCAGCTATCCAAACACTAGAAGAAGGCCAAAACCGCCGGAAAGTACTATCGAAGGAATTTGGAGATTGGAAACGTAAGGGGAGTAATCCTCCGACGAATTTAATAGCTGAGTTGGAGAGCCTTAAGGTAAACTTGCCAAGTGGCGAGAAGGAAGTAGCCAAACTTCGGAAGAAGTTGAGAGATGATCTTGATTTAATACCCAACCTGCCAGCGCCGGATGTGCCTGATGGTGCAGACGAAAACGCCAACGTCGAATTGGACACTTGGGGAAACCCCCGCAACTTCGATTTCAAGCCCAAGGAACATGCCGATCTGGGACCAGACTTGGGATTGGACTTTGAAACTGGGGCGAAACTGTCAGGTTCGCGCTTTACATTCCTACGCGGGAATATGGCCAAACTTCACCGGGCGCTTGGTCAATGGATGCTCGATCAACAAACCGGCGAGAAGAACGGTTACATCGAATGCAACCCTCCGTTGCTAGTCAACGACGCAGCGATGTATGGCACTGACAAACTGCCGAAGTTTGCCGAGGACTCCTATAGTTTAGAGTCCGGATTGCCAAAGGACGAACAGGACCGTCTGTTTGGTCAGTTCGTAAGTGATCTTGTCGCAGAACAGGGAGGCAGTGCCAGTTTTGGTATTCCGGGTCTCTTGGAAAGGTTTCGAAAGGCACTCTTCGATCAAGGCTTTACCCGGCGCTGGCTCATCCCCACCGCCGAAGTCAGCCTGACAGCATCGGTCCAAGGCGAGATCCTCGACAACGATGCGCTACCCATGCGCATGACCGCCCTGACCCAATGCTTCCGCAGCGAAGCGGGGTCTGCGGGTAAGGATACGCGCGGTTTTATCCGCCAGCACCAGTTCGAAAAATGCGAGCTGGTCAGCATCGTGCGCCCCGAAGAGAGCGAAGCCGAACATGAGCGAATGACTGAGTGCGCCGAAGGTATCTTAAAAGCGCTCGAGCTCCCGTATCGTAAGGTATTGTTGTGCACCGGCGATATGGGCTTCGGCGCGCGCAAAACCTACGACCTGGAAGTCTGGCTTCCCGGACAAGGTGCTTACCGCGAGATAAGCTCATGTTCCAACACAGGCGATTTCCAGGCGCGGCGAATGAACACACGCTATCGGCCGGAAGGCGAGAAAAAGACAGAATTCCCGCATACGCTCAATGGCTCGGGCCTTGCGGTCGGGCGGACCTTGGTAGCGGTGCTCGAAAACTATCAGAATGCTGACGGGAGTGTCACAATTCCCGAGGTTTTGCGGCCTTATATGGGCGGTATCGAGAAGTTGGAACCTCAACCATGA
- a CDS encoding aspartate carbamoyltransferase catalytic subunit, whose product MTSTHSSSGTKREYPAGSLAFPHRDLLGIGQLERHEVLFLLDEAEQWVDLNRQTAKHSDTLAGLTIINAFFENSTRTLLSFEIAGKRLGADVVNMHAAQSSVKKGETLIDTAITLNAMRADAIVIRHGSSGAVELIASKVDCPVLNAGDGQHEHPTQALLDALALRHALRERGHNADDFTGLTVTICGDILHSRVARSNILCLTALGASVRLCAPPALMPAEVEAMGATPFSDFDAALDGSDVVMMLRLQTERMEGQFIPSAREYHHLFGLTQERLQRAAPDALVMHPGPMNRGVEIDSEVADMIGRSIITRQVEMGVAIRMAALDVLTRKTRGIDGWANALSANGERWA is encoded by the coding sequence ATGACATCGACGCACTCCTCATCCGGTACCAAGCGGGAATATCCTGCAGGGTCACTGGCCTTTCCGCACCGCGATCTGCTCGGCATTGGCCAGCTGGAACGTCACGAAGTTCTGTTTCTGTTGGATGAAGCCGAGCAATGGGTCGATCTGAACCGGCAGACCGCGAAACACAGCGATACTCTTGCGGGGCTGACGATTATCAATGCGTTTTTTGAAAACTCCACCCGGACACTGTTGAGTTTTGAAATCGCGGGCAAACGTTTGGGCGCAGATGTGGTCAATATGCACGCCGCGCAGTCGAGCGTGAAGAAGGGCGAGACGCTGATCGATACCGCGATCACGCTCAACGCGATGCGGGCAGATGCGATCGTGATCCGCCATGGCTCCAGCGGCGCGGTGGAACTGATTGCGAGCAAAGTCGATTGCCCGGTCTTAAACGCCGGAGACGGGCAGCATGAGCACCCGACACAGGCTTTGCTCGACGCGCTTGCGCTGCGTCATGCTCTGCGCGAACGCGGACACAATGCCGATGACTTTACTGGCCTGACCGTCACGATCTGCGGCGATATTCTGCATAGCCGCGTGGCGCGGTCCAACATTCTGTGCCTGACAGCGCTGGGCGCTTCGGTCCGCTTATGCGCCCCGCCAGCGCTCATGCCTGCCGAGGTTGAAGCGATGGGCGCGACGCCGTTTAGCGATTTCGATGCCGCGCTGGATGGCAGCGATGTGGTGATGATGCTGCGGCTCCAGACCGAACGGATGGAAGGGCAGTTTATCCCTTCGGCGCGCGAATATCATCATCTGTTCGGCCTTACGCAAGAACGCCTGCAACGCGCGGCTCCCGATGCCCTGGTGATGCATCCCGGCCCGATGAATCGCGGGGTCGAGATCGATAGCGAAGTCGCCGATATGATCGGACGCTCGATTATTACGCGGCAGGTCGAGATGGGCGTTGCGATCCGGATGGCAGCGCTCGATGTGCTAACGCGCAAAACACGCGGAATTGACGGCTGGGCCAACGCGCTGTCAGCTAATGGGGAGCGCTGGGCATGA